A stretch of Rubinisphaera margarita DNA encodes these proteins:
- a CDS encoding (2Fe-2S)-binding protein, whose protein sequence is MKPDDKICYCFHVTKRKIMNFIRIHEPRVPSQVSECGGAGTGCGWCIPYLKRCFEESRTKNAVDQELTAEQYARMRAEYIRSGKGKPAAGAEPLPEED, encoded by the coding sequence ATGAAGCCTGATGACAAGATCTGCTACTGCTTCCATGTGACGAAGCGGAAGATCATGAACTTTATCCGCATTCACGAACCGCGAGTGCCCAGCCAGGTCAGCGAATGTGGTGGAGCGGGCACCGGGTGCGGCTGGTGCATTCCGTACCTGAAACGCTGCTTTGAAGAGTCTCGCACGAAGAACGCCGTCGATCAGGAACTGACCGCCGAACAGTACGCCCGCATGCGAGCCGAGTACATTCGCTCCGGAAAAGGAAAGCCGGCCGCCGGAGCCGAGCCGCTGCCCGAGGAGGATTAG